In Bacteroides cellulosilyticus, the genomic stretch CTCCCAACTCATCCGCTATCTCAAACCCGGAACGGAACGGAGCCGTATTCAGCCAAAAGGAACCTGCCACAACAACCACCAATAAAGCTATCAGAGCGGGCAAACGCCATTTATATCGCCGAAAATTTATATTAGTCAACTCTTTCATACCAATGTTATTTATATTAAGACAAAGGTAAGTATAAAAACTGAAAAACTAGGATGTAAAAGTAATAGTTTACAGTTCTTCACCTTACCAAAACCGTGTCAAAGCCTTACCAAGTCCGTGTCAAGTCCGTATCAGGTCCGTACCATCTCCGTACCTATACGCTTGGATCTGATACGAACCCAATACGGAGTTAATACGGACCTGGTACGGACTTGATATGGAGTTAATACGGACTTAGTACGGACTTGATACGGACTTAGTACGGACCGGATTACCTTCAGCACACACTAAAATGTAACCGAATTGTAACACGTGTTTCACTTTCCCGTAACAAAAACACCGCACCTTTGTCGCTGAAAAGAAATAAAGTATAACTTTGTGGTAGGAGAATTTGTTTTGAATACCTCATATTAATTAGAAAAAGCAATGAACGATTATCGTATTTTAGTTGTAGACGATGAAGAGGACCTTTGCGAGATCCTGAAATTCAACCTTGAAAATGAAGGGTATGAAGTGGACACGGCCCACTCCGCCGAAGAGGCGTTGAAAATGGATATCGGTAGCTACAGCTTGTTGCTACTGGACGTGATGATGGGAGAAATATCCGGTTTCAAAATGGCCAGCTTACTAAAAAAAGATAAGAAGACCGCTCAGGTACCCATTATATTCATCACCGCCAAGGATACGGAAAATGATACGGTAACCGGCTTCAATCTGGGAGCTGATGATTACATCTCCAAACCTTTCTCTCTGCGTGAAGTCATCGCACGCGTCAAAGCTGTATTGCGCCGCACCCAGCAAGGAGAACCGGAACGGGCACCGGAGCAAATCAGCTACAAGACGTTAGTCATTGATATTGTGAAAAAGAAAGTTAGTATCGACGGGGAGGAAGCCCCTCTCACCAAAAAAGAATTTGAGATATTACTTTTACTCCTCCAGAGCAAGGGACGCGTATTCTCCCGCGAAGATATACTGGCACGGATATGGAGCGACGAGGTCTATGTGTTGGACCGCACCATCGATGTGAATATCACCCGTTTGCGTAAGAAAATAGGTATTTATGGTAAATGCATCGTAACTCGCTTAGGATATGGATACTGCTTCGAAGCTGAATAATACCACACATTTCCTGTCGTTCAGCCGGAAGTTATTTCTTTCGGTCATTTCACTGTTTCTGGTATTTGCCGGATGCTTCCTGGCGTATCAATACCAACGTGAAAAAGAATATAAGATAGATCTGCTGGATATACAGCTACAGGACTATAATGAACGATTGCACCAGGAGCTTGCCCGCATTCCGGACAGCTTATGGAACACGACTCTGGAACGATACCTGCAAAAATACATTAAACAGGATTTACGTATTACAGTAGTTAATGTACAGGGTGACGTATTATATGACAGCTACGAATATCAGAAATTAGGCAATCATATCAACCGCCCGGAAGTACAAAAAGCACTGGCAGAAGGAAAAGGATATGATGTACGCCGTACCTCCGAAACAACGGGAGTGCCCTACTTCTATTCTGCCACACTCTATGAAGGCTACATCATACGTTCC encodes the following:
- a CDS encoding response regulator transcription factor, whose product is MNDYRILVVDDEEDLCEILKFNLENEGYEVDTAHSAEEALKMDIGSYSLLLLDVMMGEISGFKMASLLKKDKKTAQVPIIFITAKDTENDTVTGFNLGADDYISKPFSLREVIARVKAVLRRTQQGEPERAPEQISYKTLVIDIVKKKVSIDGEEAPLTKKEFEILLLLLQSKGRVFSREDILARIWSDEVYVLDRTIDVNITRLRKKIGIYGKCIVTRLGYGYCFEAE